In Geotalea uraniireducens, one genomic interval encodes:
- a CDS encoding sensor histidine kinase — MIRSLYLKILLHWIIALVICEALIYALFILVVSDSHRQYVIRSVGQKSLVAREYVQTAVKGAKPAEALESALLVLAATSSDKAWVAGPGGKIVATSFAGAVSPPATDPEKSGRYREVAVSVDVGPNRATYTVVPLSFEGRNMTLHLLSQPEAGAFPAGAFAGGLALIGAILALLAVPLSQRITKPLKRLEDSALRIAGGDLSARAEITERDVIGKLGNAFNRMAETVERMVRGGKELTANISHELRSPLARIRIAGECLNDALDRGNPKDAQEMLKVMWEDIEEADRMIGRILEFSKIDLHEPLPMTEEVAPAVIMEGLARTLAPLARSNRTEIALDLDPGVRVPGDEEWLRAAFKNLLENALRHTGEGGAVDVSVRRETDTVVIEVTNPFTPVDLEELDLIFKPFYRGKDSLGEGSGLGLSIVKKIVELHHGEVQARNVPEGFQVVVRLPAGTTGAD; from the coding sequence ATGATCCGTAGCCTCTACCTGAAGATATTGCTGCACTGGATCATCGCTCTCGTCATATGCGAGGCGCTGATATACGCCCTGTTCATCCTGGTGGTCAGCGATAGCCACCGGCAGTACGTAATCCGGTCGGTCGGACAGAAATCACTGGTGGCGCGCGAATACGTACAGACGGCAGTGAAGGGGGCGAAGCCGGCAGAGGCGCTGGAGTCGGCACTGCTCGTGCTAGCGGCCACCTCAAGCGACAAAGCCTGGGTGGCGGGACCCGGAGGCAAGATCGTCGCAACCTCTTTTGCAGGAGCGGTCTCGCCCCCAGCCACCGATCCGGAAAAATCCGGCCGCTACCGCGAAGTCGCCGTCTCGGTTGATGTGGGCCCAAACAGGGCAACCTACACCGTGGTGCCCCTTTCCTTTGAAGGGCGGAACATGACTCTGCACCTGCTTTCACAGCCGGAAGCTGGCGCTTTTCCAGCCGGAGCCTTCGCTGGTGGGCTTGCGCTCATCGGGGCAATCCTGGCGCTGCTGGCCGTGCCGCTTTCCCAGCGGATAACGAAGCCGCTGAAGCGCCTGGAGGATTCTGCCCTGCGAATCGCAGGAGGAGACCTGTCGGCCCGGGCAGAGATCACCGAGAGAGACGTAATCGGCAAACTCGGCAACGCGTTTAACCGTATGGCCGAGACGGTGGAGCGCATGGTTCGGGGGGGCAAGGAGCTGACCGCGAATATCTCCCACGAACTACGCAGCCCCCTTGCCCGTATCCGCATCGCCGGGGAGTGCCTGAATGATGCGCTGGATCGGGGGAACCCCAAGGATGCTCAAGAGATGCTTAAGGTGATGTGGGAGGACATTGAGGAGGCGGATCGCATGATCGGCCGCATTCTGGAGTTTTCCAAGATCGACCTGCACGAGCCGCTCCCGATGACGGAGGAAGTGGCACCGGCGGTAATCATGGAGGGACTGGCCAGGACGCTGGCACCACTCGCGCGGTCGAACCGGACTGAGATTGCCCTCGACCTGGACCCCGGAGTCCGCGTCCCTGGAGACGAAGAATGGCTGCGGGCTGCTTTCAAGAACCTGCTGGAGAATGCCCTGCGGCATACCGGTGAAGGGGGAGCGGTAGACGTTTCAGTGCGCCGGGAGACGGACACGGTTGTCATCGAAGTGACGAATCCCTTCACCCCGGTGGATCTGGAGGAACTGGATCTCATCTTCAAGCCCTTCTACAGGGGAAAAGATTCCCTTGGCGAAGGGAGCGGCCTCGGCCTGTCGATCGTGAAGAAAATTGTCGAACTGCATCACGGTGAGGTACAGGCCAGGAATGTCCCGGAAGGTTTTCAGGTTGTGGTCCGCCTTCCGGCAGGAACGACGGGGGCAGATTAG
- a CDS encoding ferritin-like domain-containing protein yields MYALPPNAPTNLYEAFAYIGSVRQPTIDDLKLMLLLEAAGKAMYDDLAADAVEPDVRRMLLESGQDEYLHAQRLAQVVSLLAHEPYSVPSSEENPYFVGWQKPQLSADLIEKLATAEAGGEALYEGWAKSCPNPEAATLLRENGSEEAVHAERMRLISQRLAG; encoded by the coding sequence ATGTATGCACTTCCCCCCAACGCACCAACCAATCTGTACGAAGCCTTTGCGTATATCGGCTCGGTCCGGCAGCCGACCATTGATGACCTCAAGCTGATGCTCCTGCTTGAAGCCGCTGGAAAAGCGATGTACGACGACCTTGCCGCTGATGCCGTCGAACCTGACGTCCGCCGAATGCTGCTTGAGAGCGGACAGGATGAATATCTGCACGCCCAGCGGCTGGCACAGGTTGTCAGCCTGTTGGCACATGAGCCATATTCCGTCCCGAGTTCGGAAGAGAATCCCTATTTTGTTGGATGGCAAAAACCGCAATTGTCTGCTGATTTAATAGAGAAGCTGGCAACCGCCGAAGCTGGCGGGGAAGCACTTTACGAAGGTTGGGCCAAGTCCTGCCCGAATCCGGAAGCGGCCACGCTGCTACGCGAGAACGGAAGCGAGGAAGCGGTTCACGCAGAGCGTATGCGCCTGATCAGCCAGCGTTTGGCCGGCTAA
- a CDS encoding response regulator, which produces MLFLVDDDAKLRRLLVKFLRDNGFDVREFSGGGGVVEAISDGEPVAVILDIMMPGESGLQILRRIRRESAVPVIMLTAKGEDEDRIAGLELGADDYLPKPFNPRELLARINAVLRRTVPREEATTAATETVEAGGFVLNRRRRTVSAGGAEQELSSTEFKLLEALMTHPGMMLSRDELLNFARGKDFGPFDRSIDVHISKVRTKTESLPGGRRCIKTVWGSGYMFEVEK; this is translated from the coding sequence ATGCTTTTTCTGGTGGACGACGACGCGAAGCTGCGGAGGCTTCTGGTGAAGTTTCTCCGGGACAACGGCTTCGATGTCCGCGAGTTTTCCGGCGGCGGCGGGGTTGTCGAAGCCATATCGGATGGTGAACCGGTTGCTGTCATCCTGGACATCATGATGCCCGGGGAGAGCGGACTGCAGATTCTTCGTAGAATACGCCGGGAGTCGGCAGTTCCGGTGATTATGCTTACTGCAAAGGGGGAGGATGAGGACAGGATCGCAGGCTTGGAGTTGGGCGCCGACGATTACCTGCCGAAGCCCTTCAACCCGCGTGAACTCCTCGCCCGGATCAATGCGGTGCTGCGAAGGACGGTTCCCAGGGAGGAAGCGACGACGGCTGCCACGGAAACGGTGGAGGCCGGAGGGTTTGTCCTGAACCGCAGGAGACGTACCGTATCGGCCGGCGGTGCGGAGCAGGAGCTGTCTTCTACCGAGTTCAAGCTGCTGGAAGCTCTGATGACCCACCCCGGGATGATGCTCAGCCGGGACGAACTCCTCAACTTCGCGCGCGGGAAGGACTTCGGTCCTTTTGACCGGAGCATCGACGTGCACATCAGCAAGGTACGCACAAAGACTGAGTCGCTGCCTGGAGGGAGGCGCTGCATCAAGACCGTCTGGGGGTCCGGCTACATGTTCGAGGTGGAGAAATGA
- a CDS encoding MBL fold metallo-hydrolase: MLAPEQRVLFSGDSGYFDGFRQIGEKYGPFDLTLLETGAYNKYWTNVHMHPKESIHGHLYLKGKRLFPIHNATFDLSMHSWREPFIDTGGMIRIDPKKYRGYR; this comes from the coding sequence ATCCTTGCCCCTGAGCAGCGCGTGCTCTTCAGTGGTGATTCCGGCTACTTCGATGGTTTCAGGCAGATCGGTGAGAAATACGGCCCCTTCGACCTGACTCTTCTGGAAACGGGTGCCTACAATAAATACTGGACGAACGTCCATATGCACCCGAAAGAGAGCATCCATGGGCATCTCTACCTGAAGGGGAAGCGCCTGTTCCCTATCCACAACGCTACCTTCGATCTGTCCATGCACTCCTGGCGGGAGCCGTTCATCGACACTGGTGGGATGATCCGGATAGATCCAAAGAAATACAGAGGGTACAGGTAA
- a CDS encoding nucleotidyl transferase AbiEii/AbiGii toxin family protein, giving the protein MDSRYLDIVRLLIDAAPFVFTQQCFALKGGTAINLFVEDMPRLSVDIDLVFTDLTCPDRESALAAIEHALHDVANLLHSKLGVTVRPTMSGSDHESKLFISRGPVLLKVEVNHVFRGTVYPLVTGNLSAEAQRRFSRGLSIPMLDPDELYASKLVAALDRQHPRDLFDVMLLFERQGITPRIRRAFTVYLAGHNRPIHELLAPHRKDIHVEFERDFAGMTTREVTIDKLLEVREQLFEQLPATLDDAERNFLLSINRCEPDGAIIAMPGIENLPALKWKQLNLQKLAKSNRTKFKAMTAALNEVIETVR; this is encoded by the coding sequence ATGGATAGCCGTTACCTCGATATTGTCCGGCTGCTTATCGACGCAGCTCCATTCGTTTTTACCCAGCAGTGCTTTGCCCTCAAAGGGGGCACTGCCATCAACCTGTTTGTAGAAGATATGCCGCGATTATCAGTCGATATCGATCTGGTTTTCACGGATCTCACTTGTCCCGACAGAGAATCGGCGCTTGCGGCAATCGAGCATGCCTTGCATGACGTGGCAAATCTGCTGCACAGCAAACTCGGTGTTACGGTTCGACCGACAATGTCGGGCAGCGACCATGAGTCCAAGCTGTTTATATCCAGGGGGCCTGTACTTCTCAAGGTTGAGGTGAATCATGTCTTCCGGGGCACGGTATATCCTCTCGTGACTGGCAACTTGTCAGCGGAGGCGCAGCGACGTTTCTCCAGGGGCCTTTCCATTCCCATGCTTGATCCTGACGAACTGTATGCCAGCAAGCTTGTCGCGGCGCTTGACCGCCAACATCCTCGTGATCTGTTTGACGTGATGCTTCTCTTTGAACGCCAAGGCATTACTCCGAGGATTCGGCGGGCTTTCACCGTCTATCTCGCCGGCCACAACAGGCCGATCCATGAACTTCTGGCGCCCCATCGAAAAGACATCCATGTTGAGTTCGAGAGAGACTTTGCCGGAATGACCACCCGCGAAGTGACCATTGATAAACTGCTTGAAGTCAGAGAGCAGTTGTTTGAACAGCTACCGGCAACTCTTGACGATGCAGAGCGCAATTTTCTCCTCTCGATAAACCGGTGTGAGCCGGATGGAGCAATTATCGCCATGCCGGGTATTGAAAACCTGCCGGCCCTCAAATGGAAACAGCTGAACCTGCAAAAACTGGCCAAGTCTAACAGGACGAAATTCAAGGCCATGACCGCAGCATTGAATGAGGTTATTGAAACCGTCAGGTGA
- a CDS encoding type IV toxin-antitoxin system AbiEi family antitoxin domain-containing protein, with the protein MSTNSLHSSKNLKAALFSLPNGMPVTTSQMEQMGISRQLVHRYVLNGWLESLGYGYFLRAGDELTRNGAVAALESQGHDVHIGGKSALSLRGTIHYLALGKDKLTLYRMSRKKMPEWFTARFDCEIRMSRLFEEKCALENRLHVRRLEEADQYSPFVSEPERALLEMLDDVPHKQSLDDAKKVMEPLFALRSDLLQELLEACTRIKVKRLFFTMAAELQLPVVQQLNVSKLDFGSASVYVRTLKGNSLILQNPGKGSNG; encoded by the coding sequence ATGTCAACTAATAGTTTACATTCAAGTAAAAATCTGAAAGCAGCACTCTTTTCTCTGCCGAATGGCATGCCGGTTACAACCAGTCAGATGGAGCAGATGGGTATATCTCGCCAACTGGTACACCGGTATGTGCTGAATGGCTGGCTGGAGTCACTCGGGTACGGCTATTTCCTGCGTGCCGGTGATGAGCTTACCCGGAATGGCGCTGTAGCAGCTCTTGAAAGCCAGGGGCATGATGTCCACATAGGCGGGAAATCGGCTTTATCACTCAGAGGAACCATACATTATCTAGCCCTTGGCAAAGATAAGCTGACCCTGTATCGGATGTCACGCAAGAAGATGCCTGAATGGTTTACCGCCAGGTTTGACTGCGAAATACGCATGAGCCGCCTTTTTGAGGAAAAATGTGCCTTGGAGAACAGGCTGCACGTACGGCGTCTCGAAGAAGCCGACCAATACTCCCCATTTGTGTCAGAGCCGGAACGGGCTCTCCTTGAGATGCTTGATGACGTGCCCCATAAACAGAGCCTCGATGACGCCAAAAAGGTCATGGAACCCCTTTTTGCTTTGCGCTCCGATCTGCTACAGGAGCTATTGGAAGCCTGCACGAGGATCAAAGTCAAGCGGCTGTTCTTCACGATGGCTGCTGAATTACAGTTGCCGGTAGTACAGCAACTCAACGTATCCAAATTGGATTTTGGCTCCGCTTCTGTTTATGTCCGGACACTGAAAGGGAACTCTCTGATCTTGCAGAATCCAGGAAAAGGAAGCAATGGATAG
- a CDS encoding lysozyme, whose amino-acid sequence MTYQLQTKKQALTVGIVSAKFRDIIQIPNITDPGRAYPYICPAGFWTIGFGHLCDAQHPPITEDEAEAYLARDLSTALAATLRYCPVLASEPEGRLAAIVDFTFNLGGGRLQTSTLRRRVNQRDWAAAATELRRWVYGGGRVLPGLVTRREAEATCLLRAA is encoded by the coding sequence GTGACATACCAGTTACAAACAAAAAAACAGGCGCTCACGGTCGGTATCGTAAGTGCCAAATTCCGGGACATAATACAGATTCCCAATATAACCGATCCGGGCCGCGCGTATCCGTACATCTGCCCGGCAGGCTTCTGGACGATTGGCTTCGGCCACCTCTGCGATGCCCAGCACCCGCCGATCACCGAGGACGAAGCGGAAGCCTATCTCGCCCGCGACCTGAGCACGGCGCTGGCCGCCACACTGCGCTACTGCCCGGTGTTGGCCTCCGAACCCGAAGGGCGGCTGGCGGCCATCGTGGACTTCACATTCAATCTCGGCGGCGGTCGCTTGCAGACCTCGACGCTGCGGCGGCGGGTGAACCAGCGGGACTGGGCCGCTGCCGCGACTGAGCTGCGGCGCTGGGTCTATGGCGGCGGCAGGGTGCTGCCGGGGCTTGTCACGCGGCGGGAGGCTGAGGCCACTTGCCTGCTCCGCGCCGCCTGA
- a CDS encoding Spy/CpxP family protein refolding chaperone: MKKGFKAIAAVMAVASLGALAACKHGHQGHDPKEIKGHIESTLKKIGTTEEQQAKIGTISDRIIADCGEIHKNSQGLRQKFVACLLLDNPDREWLHKTVDEKAKEITAFTHRTIDSLIEISGTLTPVQRAELKTRFETGHGNGK, from the coding sequence ATGAAAAAAGGATTCAAAGCTATTGCCGCCGTAATGGCGGTGGCATCACTGGGGGCGCTTGCGGCATGCAAGCACGGGCATCAGGGACACGACCCGAAGGAAATCAAGGGACACATCGAGTCGACACTGAAAAAGATCGGCACGACTGAGGAGCAACAGGCAAAGATCGGCACCATTTCCGACCGTATCATTGCCGACTGCGGAGAAATCCACAAAAACAGCCAGGGGCTGCGCCAGAAGTTCGTCGCCTGCCTCCTGCTGGACAATCCGGACCGCGAATGGCTGCACAAGACGGTGGACGAGAAGGCGAAGGAGATCACGGCGTTCACTCACCGCACCATCGACAGCCTCATCGAGATCAGCGGGACGCTCACCCCAGTGCAGCGTGCGGAACTGAAGACGCGGTTCGAGACTGGCCACGGAAACGGGAAGTAG